From one Catenuloplanes nepalensis genomic stretch:
- a CDS encoding S8/S53 family peptidase, with protein sequence MPPSDDRISRYHARRQERLRRLPTLRSAPTTGRARAWYVAGELLVLDEERRAVERYLSENRGTLTATGDEEVTPGLRRYRAAGLDVPDLVRTVHGRLPAGADVVAANHVLLSAPFNHGGPFGPPQPAAAATLAAPAGESPVHVAIVDTGLWPASRLPQGYLTADVDVETATDVDSDGVLDGDVGHANFIAGVIAAHTGRVRLSVHRVLDTFGLCTELQLIEALDALDASVSVVNLSLGGYTPGNRPPIGLRVALENALSVPDRVVVAAAGNDGNAADPFWPAAFARSGPGWADRIAAVAAHDGTRVCGWSNTGAWVTVAARGEDVHSTFIDHDAFPSGWALWSGTSFATPRVVAEVATGMAAGLSAPAALDRVTADAAATIGGYPVAGS encoded by the coding sequence ATGCCCCCGTCCGACGACCGCATCTCCCGGTACCACGCCCGCCGCCAGGAGCGCCTGCGCCGCCTGCCCACGCTCCGGTCCGCGCCGACGACCGGCCGGGCCCGCGCCTGGTACGTCGCCGGCGAACTCCTCGTGCTCGACGAGGAGCGCCGCGCCGTCGAGCGCTACCTGTCCGAGAACCGCGGCACGCTCACCGCGACCGGTGACGAGGAGGTGACGCCGGGCCTGCGCCGCTACCGCGCGGCCGGGCTGGACGTGCCGGACCTGGTGCGCACCGTGCACGGCCGGCTGCCGGCCGGCGCGGACGTGGTCGCCGCGAACCACGTGCTGCTCAGCGCGCCGTTCAACCACGGCGGGCCGTTCGGGCCGCCGCAGCCGGCCGCGGCCGCCACGCTCGCCGCGCCGGCCGGGGAGTCGCCGGTACACGTGGCGATCGTGGACACCGGGCTGTGGCCGGCCAGCCGGCTGCCGCAGGGATACCTGACCGCGGACGTCGACGTGGAGACCGCGACGGACGTGGACTCCGACGGCGTGCTGGACGGCGACGTCGGCCACGCGAACTTCATCGCGGGCGTGATCGCCGCGCACACCGGCCGGGTACGCCTGAGCGTGCACCGCGTCCTGGACACGTTCGGCCTCTGCACCGAGCTGCAGCTGATCGAGGCACTGGACGCGCTGGACGCGTCCGTGTCCGTGGTGAACCTGTCGCTCGGCGGCTACACACCCGGCAACCGGCCGCCGATCGGGCTGCGGGTGGCGCTGGAGAACGCGCTGTCCGTACCCGATCGGGTGGTGGTCGCGGCGGCCGGGAACGACGGCAACGCGGCGGATCCGTTCTGGCCGGCCGCGTTCGCGCGCAGCGGACCGGGCTGGGCGGACCGGATCGCCGCGGTCGCGGCGCACGACGGGACCCGGGTGTGCGGGTGGAGCAACACCGGCGCGTGGGTGACCGTGGCCGCGCGCGGCGAGGACGTGCACAGCACGTTCATCGACCACGACGCGTTCCCGTCCGGCTGGGCGCTGTGGAGCGGCACGTCGTTCGCGACGCCGCGGGTGGTGGCCGAGGTCGCGACCGGGATGGCCGCGGGGCTGTCCGCGCCGGCCGCGCTGGACCGGGTGACCGCGGACGCCGCGGCCACGATCGGCGGCTACCCGGTGGCCGGATCGTGA